TCCAATGCGATCCGGTAATCGCCATCATCCAGTTTCACCAGGATGTCACCCGCCTTGACCCGGTCGTTCTGCTTGACCGGCACTTCGACGACATAGCCTTGCACCCTGCTGCTGATCACCGTCGTGTCGGCGGTCACATAGGCATCATCGGTTTCGACCATGAAACGCCCTGTCGTCCAGTAATCGTAACCGAAATCCAGCGCGGCACCGATCACGGCAAACCCCAGAACCATCAATGCAATCCGCTTGGCGCGTGATTTTTGCGGGGTCGAGGCCAACGGCATCTCGGCCGGATCTGCGGTGACATCAATCTTGTCGGTCTGCACAATGTTGCGGTCGTGACGGGCCATCAGATCTATCCTCGTTCCCTCGGGCGCCCATATTCGGCAAACTCCATCGTACCGGGCGGTTCGATCCGGCATTTAGATGGAGCAAAGGCTCACTACAAGCCTTTATCGCACCGATCGGTTCGATTAGATGGAACCCATGACACATGACACAGCCAAACCGCGCCGCCACGCCGCAGGGCAGGATCCGGCCAAACGGGAAGCCATCCTGAATGGCGCGGCCCGTGTATTTCTGGATTCTGGATTCGACAGCGCCAGCGTCAATGACATCTGTCGGGTCGCAGATGTGTCCAAGAGCACGCTGTATGTCTATTTCAGCGGCAAGGAAGATCTGTTCGAGGCGCTGCTGGAACGTGAAAGAGACCGCGTTTTCGCCAGCTTCGAAGACCGGCTGCAGGGCGATCTTCCGCTGCGGGAAAAGCTGTATGATTTCGCGTTTGCCTTTGCGCAGACATTATGCTCTGCCGAATTGATACGATCACAGCGCACGGTGATCGCCATTGCCGAACGCATGCCCGAGCTTGGCGTCCGTTTCTATGAGGGCGGTGCCACGCGCATGCGCCAGATGGTCGAGACCTTCCTTCGCAACGAAACCGCTTCCGGCACCCTGGACATTCCCGATATCACGCTGGCCGCGTATCAGTTGATCGAACTGTCCACGGCCGGTCTGTGGCGACAATGCCTGTTCAGCAAGATCGAGTCCCCTCCTCCGCAAGAAAGCCTGCGCAAGACCTCGCGCAGCGCTGTCGATGTCTTTCTGGCAATGTATCTGAAGCGCTGACGGCCTCCGGCGCACGATCTGCCCTGCGCATCGCTTGACCGAGCGTTTTTTCGGCCACGCCACGGGCTTGAATCCCCGCCCGTGTTTGCTAACTGAAATGATGCAGGGTTTTCCTGCTATCTGACATCGCTGTATTGCGCAGAAGGTTTTGCCGGACAGGACCATCTCGCGTTCCGGAAACAGGATTCCGGCGGAGGGCGGTGATCACGCGTCACGCCAGTCCGAATCCGAGATGCCACCTCCGGCGG
This is a stretch of genomic DNA from Paracoccus seriniphilus. It encodes these proteins:
- a CDS encoding TetR/AcrR family transcriptional regulator, producing MTHDTAKPRRHAAGQDPAKREAILNGAARVFLDSGFDSASVNDICRVADVSKSTLYVYFSGKEDLFEALLERERDRVFASFEDRLQGDLPLREKLYDFAFAFAQTLCSAELIRSQRTVIAIAERMPELGVRFYEGGATRMRQMVETFLRNETASGTLDIPDITLAAYQLIELSTAGLWRQCLFSKIESPPPQESLRKTSRSAVDVFLAMYLKR